The following are from one region of the Rhodopirellula sp. P2 genome:
- a CDS encoding SET domain-containing protein, whose amino-acid sequence MTALDKQRRKKLQAVVDKDYSYRSYYDDDIEVKGTGRCGFGVYAARQFQPGELVFEVTGQLIHKKHYVGSEYVMDLDKDWYLEPSTPGAFMNHSCSPNCELVQLTNYSLGVVAICNIEAETEITFDYAWEAFDWNPKCQCGARNCRGWVVSEEEVKKMKRLAKGRKKKPR is encoded by the coding sequence ATGACCGCACTGGATAAACAACGCCGCAAGAAGCTCCAAGCTGTCGTTGACAAGGACTATTCCTACCGCTCGTACTACGACGACGACATCGAAGTCAAAGGGACGGGACGGTGTGGATTCGGCGTCTACGCGGCTCGCCAATTCCAACCCGGCGAATTGGTGTTTGAAGTCACCGGACAGTTGATTCACAAAAAGCACTACGTGGGCAGTGAATATGTGATGGACCTGGACAAAGACTGGTACCTCGAACCCAGCACACCAGGTGCCTTCATGAATCACTCGTGCAGTCCCAACTGTGAATTGGTGCAGCTGACCAATTACTCGCTGGGCGTCGTCGCGATCTGCAACATCGAAGCCGAAACCGAAATCACCTTCGACTATGCCTGGGAAGCCTTCGACTGGAATCCCAAGTGTCAGTGCGGTGCCCGCAATTGTCGCGGCTGGGTTGTCTCCGAAGAGGAAGTCAAAAAGATGAAGCGTCTGGCCAAAGGACGCAAGAAAAAACCTCGCTGA
- a CDS encoding flagellar M-ring protein FliF C-terminal domain-containing protein yields MLQNALDQFRSIYSTMPVPSRIIAGLLLTAIIVAMGFLVRGSSTPTSEYLLGGRSFSERDLDAAEVAFGNADLRGWTREGRRIKIPIESRSEFLKALESSASLPLSLRTSVQAAIEKASPFESNEQRVARELNAKLLDIARSIMMFNDIRTARVEYDQGERMGLSRARTQSASVTIEPEGIQPLPRARVMQIKDLVQASFAGMSIDDVVVTDTNGSSSFDLADDDDPLSRKRREEEERFEMKIRNHLMGYGKIHVATHVEIDPTMSTEKASLSYADQPTTLNETSRKRETESSRPTPGGVPGAQTNALSSNRPVKLDATAQTSKTKEDERTSNRVAGQEYSTTRMAGLPVKRVKVSIGLPQSYYKKVWTKQQLEANPDQTVDEIKPLETADLVALKEQTETEIQQAVTALLPDVAAGEDRFPLVQVWDYIDLPEPSLEAPATATIALSWLSDSWQTLAMLGLAAAALLIARSSVKSLSGNADPTDFQEGFGLELPAPPITVEEQADKVEAMEITGGSLKDELVALVEDNPEVAANVIRSWVGEAA; encoded by the coding sequence GGCTGCTGCTGACGGCAATCATCGTGGCAATGGGGTTCTTGGTGCGTGGCAGCTCGACTCCCACCAGCGAATACTTGCTGGGCGGCCGCAGCTTCAGCGAACGCGATTTGGATGCGGCCGAAGTCGCCTTTGGAAACGCGGACCTGCGAGGCTGGACCCGCGAAGGTCGCCGGATCAAAATCCCAATCGAATCACGCAGTGAATTCTTGAAGGCCTTGGAAAGCTCCGCTTCGCTCCCGCTGTCATTGAGAACCAGCGTCCAAGCCGCGATCGAGAAAGCCAGTCCGTTTGAATCGAATGAACAACGGGTGGCGCGGGAACTGAACGCCAAACTGCTCGACATCGCTCGCAGCATCATGATGTTCAACGACATCCGCACAGCGAGAGTGGAATATGACCAAGGCGAACGCATGGGACTTTCACGTGCCCGGACTCAATCCGCCAGCGTGACCATCGAACCCGAAGGCATCCAACCGCTGCCCCGAGCTCGCGTGATGCAAATCAAGGACCTGGTCCAAGCCTCGTTTGCTGGTATGTCCATTGATGATGTCGTGGTCACAGACACCAATGGCTCCTCGTCCTTCGACTTGGCCGATGACGACGACCCGCTGTCTCGAAAACGTCGCGAAGAAGAAGAGCGGTTCGAAATGAAGATCCGCAACCACTTGATGGGTTACGGAAAGATCCACGTGGCAACGCACGTCGAAATCGATCCGACGATGAGCACCGAAAAAGCAAGCTTGAGCTACGCGGATCAACCCACGACCCTCAACGAAACCTCTCGCAAACGCGAAACGGAATCTTCGCGTCCCACCCCCGGTGGAGTCCCCGGCGCCCAAACGAATGCCTTGAGCAGCAACCGACCTGTCAAACTCGACGCCACCGCTCAAACATCCAAAACGAAAGAAGACGAGCGAACCAGCAACCGGGTTGCCGGACAAGAGTACTCCACGACTCGGATGGCTGGCTTGCCTGTCAAACGCGTCAAGGTTTCGATTGGCTTGCCGCAAAGCTATTACAAGAAAGTGTGGACCAAGCAACAGCTCGAAGCCAACCCAGACCAAACCGTGGACGAGATCAAGCCTTTAGAAACCGCAGACCTGGTCGCCCTCAAAGAACAAACCGAAACCGAAATTCAACAAGCCGTCACGGCCTTGCTACCCGATGTGGCGGCAGGCGAAGACCGGTTCCCGTTGGTCCAAGTCTGGGACTACATCGATTTGCCCGAACCCTCCTTGGAGGCGCCCGCCACCGCCACGATTGCTCTGTCTTGGCTGTCGGATTCATGGCAAACCTTGGCCATGCTGGGTTTGGCTGCCGCCGCACTCTTGATCGCTCGCAGCAGCGTGAAGTCACTCAGCGGCAATGCCGACCCCACCGACTTCCAAGAAGGATTCGGCTTGGAACTGCCAGCCCCTCCGATCACGGTGGAGGAACAAGCGGACAAGGTCGAGGCGATGGAGATCACCGGGGGCTCTCTCAAAGACGAACTGGTCGCCTTGGTGGAGGACAATCCCGAAGTTGCTGCCAACGTGATTCGCAGTTGGGTCGGCGAAGCAGCCTGA